The following is a genomic window from Desulfomonilia bacterium.
AAGGCAGACCCTATTTTTCAGGAATAGTCTACCGTGTGATCCCTGATCAGGCGACACAGTTCATGGAACTCAAGGCCCAGAATATCGACATGATGGGCCTGACTCCGCTTCAATATATCAGGCAGACCGATACGCCTGATTTTAAAAAAAATTATACCAGATATAAATATCTGGCCGACGGCTATACATACCTTGCTTTCAATCAGAGAAGGCCGCCTTTCAACGATAAAAAGGTCAGGCAGGCGATAGCCTATGCAATCGATAAGGATGAGATTATCAAAGGCGTGCTTATGGGACTCGGGATGGAAGCGACCGGACCTTATAAACCGGGTACCGTCTGGTACAATCCGAAGGTGAGAAAATATCCGTACAATCCTGAGAAGGCTGTCGAACTGCTCAGGGAGGCCGGTTTCGCGGATTCCAACAATGACGGGATCGTGGAGAAAAAAGGCAAACCGTTTACAATCACAATTATTACAAACCAGGGCAACTCCCTGCGTGAAAAAACCGCTCAGATAATCCAGCAGAGGCTCGGCAGGATAGGCATCAAGGTAAACATAAGGATTGTTGAATGGACATCGTTTATCAAGGAATTCGTTGATAAGTATAATTTCGATGCGATAATCCTGGGTTTCAATATCCTGCAGGATCCTGACTGCTATGCGGTATGGCATTCAAGTAACGCCGTTCCGGGCAATCTCAATCTGGCCAGCTTCAAGAATGCCGAAGTGGACAGGCTTATTGACGAGGGCAGGCACACATTCGATGCGAAGAAAAGGAAGGCCTGTTATGACAGGATTCAGGAGATACTGGCCGAAGAACAGCCTTTTGTTTTCCTTTATGTTCCCTACAGCCTGCCTATAGTAAGCTCGAGGATAAAGGGGATAGTGCCTGCACCCGCAGGAATCAGCTATAATTTTACCAAATGGTATGTCCCGAAAGATATGCAGAAGTATCAGGTAGTACCTTGACATGCTCAGATATCTCTTAAAGCGCTTATTAATCCTGATTCCCACTTTCATCGGAATCACTATAGTCTGCTTTGCGGTCATACACCTGGCCCCCGGTGAGCCTACGGCTTTGCAGTCGGAGCTCAACCCTGACATTTCGAAGCAGGCTATAGAACGCATGAAATCACATTACGGGCTGGATAAGCCCGTTTATGTCCAGTATGCCCTTTGGATGAAAAATCTTGCCCGGCTTGATTTCGGGAAGTCGATTTCATCCGATGAAAGGCCGGTATGGAACAAGATAAAGGAAAGGCTGCCAATAACAATTTATATAAATATTTTAGCCCTTGTGCTGGAATTCCTCCTTGCCATACCGCTCGGAGTTCTTTCGGCCGTCAAACGGGGGAGTCTTTACGACAGGTCGGTCACTGTTGTTGTCTTTATAGGATTTTCAATGCCCGGTTTCTGGCTTGCACTTATCTGCATGGACTTCTTCGGCGTGAGATTGGGCTGGCTTCCGATTTCGGGTGTCATATCGCCGGATTTCTCTCAACTGGGGGCGGCGGGAAAAATATGGGACGTAACAAAACACCTTATGCTGCCTGTCTTCATTTCCGCTTTCGGCTCGCTTGCAGGCCTGAGCCGCTACATGCGCGCAAGCATGCTTGAGATTGTTAAGCAGGACTACATCCTGACCGCCAGGGCAAAGGGCTTAAGCGAATTTGTGGTCATTTACAGGCATGCCATGAGAAACGCCATGCTGCCGGTCATAACAATCCTGGGTTTGTCCATTCCGGGGCTTATCGGAGGCAGCGTAATCTTTGAGAGCATATTCGCCATTCCGGGTCTGGGGCAGCTGTTTTACCAGGCCATTATGATGCGGGACTACAATATGATAATGGGAAGCCTAACGATAGGAGCTGTTCTGACTCTGCTCGGAAATCTAGTGGCCGATATCGCATACAGCGTGGCTGATCCGAGGATAAGGGTGAAGTGATGGGATTCTGGAAGCGTTTTCTGGCTGACAAACTGGCCATAGCGGGACTTGCTGTGGTTCTTGCATTTTTTGCCGTGTCTGTCCTTGCTTCGGCCATTGCGCCATATGATCCGGGCAGGATCGATGTGAACAATATCCTATCACCGCCATCGGCAGAGCACCTTCTCGGTACCGACGACCTTGGAAGAGACGTGTTATCCAGGATGCTTTACGGTGCCGGGATTTCGCTTAAAGTGGGGTTTGTAGCGGTCGGCATCGCCGTCCTGATAGGAATAATCCTGGGAGCGGTTTCGGGATATTACGGCGGATGGATAGATGTTGTAATAATGCGTCTGGTGGATATCATGCTGTGCTTTCCGTCATTTTTTCTTATCCTTTCCGTGATAGCTTTTCTGGAGCCGAGCATTTTCAACATTATGGCGGTTATCGGGCTTACGTCGTGGATGGGCATAACAAGACTGGTGCGTGCTGAATTCCTTAGCCTGAAGGAACGCGATTTCGTACTTGCGGAAAAGGCTATCGGGGCTAGTGCTCCGAGGATTATCTTCATGCATATCCTTCCCAATGCCCTGGCGCCCGTGCTTGTATCTGCAACACTGGGCATCGCAAGTGCTGTCCTTACAGAAAGTGCGCTCTCGTTTCTGGGAATCGGCGTTCAGCCGCCCGTACCCAGCTGGGGTAATATGCTGACACAGGGGAAGGAAGTGCTTGGCGTGGCCTGGTGGATGTCCGTGTTTCCCGGGATAGCGATTTTGCTTACAGTGCTCGGGTATAACCTTCTTGGAGAGGGCATCAGAGACGCCATTGATCCAAGGCTGAAGGGATGATTAAATCACTCCTTGAAATTATTCATATGATGACACAAGATGTTTTTAATAAACCGCATTATGGAGATCTTGAGTGAAGATACTTGAAAACAACCCTATGAATATTCAAAAAGCCGAACTTATTGTCGGGATACCTTCCTTGAATGAGGCAGGGACAATAGCAAACGTTGCCGTTCAGGCGGCAATTGCGCTCGGTGAATATTTTCCGGAAACATCATCAGTAATCATAAATTGCGATAACAACAGCACTGACGGCACAATGGAAGCCTTCATGAATGCCGAAACAGGTGAAATTCCCAAGATATACATAACCACACCCGAAGGTATCAAGGGAAAGGGAAACAATATAAGAAACCTCTTCAAAAAAGCCCTGGCCCTTGAGGCAAAGGCGATTGTGATAATCGATTCGGATATAAGGAATATTTCTCCCTTATGGATAAAGAAGCTCTTTGAACCTCTTCTTGCAGGATTTGAGTATGTGACGACATTGTATATGAGGCACAAGTATGATGACCTTCTGTGCTCGCTCTTTACCTATCCAATGACCAGATGCCTTTACGGCAGAAGGGTGAAACAGCCTATGGGGGGAGAATTCGGCCTGTCTGCGGCAATGGTGAAGGAGCTCCTTAAAAGCCCTCTGTGGAACGAGGATGTTTCGCAGTTCGGCATAGATCTGTGGATGACCGCAATTGCAATAAACGAAGGAATGCAGATTTGCCAGGTTTATCTCGGCGCGCCGAAACTCCATCATGCCAGGGATTATATAATGGAGATTACACCCCTTTTCAGGCAGAGCGTTTCAACGGTTTTCTCAATGATGGAACCGTTCAGCAAAGGGTGGTCAATTACAAAATGGAGCAAGCCTACAGCAATATTCGGTTTTGATGAAGGCGAAATACTTATGCCTCCTGAGACAATGGTGAGCAGGGAAAAGTTGTATTACAAGTTCAAAGCAGGCTTCTCCGACAACTGGGATGCCTACCGGGCAGTGCTTTCGGGTGAAAATTTCCAGAAATTGAGGGAGATCGCATCACTTGAGATGGACAGCTTTGAGATGCCCTCAAGCCTCTGGGCGAGGATTCTTTTCGATTTCGCAATCAGGTTTAATCAGAAGACCTGCGACAGACCCAGAGCAATGGAGTTACTGTTTAAAATGTATCAGGGAATGGTACTGTCGTATGTCAACAAGACATCATCGATGAATAACATGCAGTCTCAGGAGATTGTTGAAGAGATATGCCTGCAGCTTGAGCAGACAAAGCCTTATCTGGTCGACCGCTGGAAGAAATAAGGAGGAAAAAATGGCCAAGGTTCTAATAGTGGATGACGAGAAGCATATCCGGTCACTTTATTCAGACGAACTTAAAGAAGAAGGTTATGAGGTTGCCACTGCTCCAGATGGAAATGATATCTATAACCTTATCGAAAACGAAAAACCCGATGTTATCCTTCTTGATATAAAACTGGCCGACAGCAATGGCCTTGACGTCCTTCAGCAGATAAGGAACAGGTATTATAATCTGCCGGTTATCCTTTGCAGCGCATATGGCAGTTTCAAGGTCGATATCAAAGCCATTGCTGCTGATGCATATGTCGTCAAATCCGCAGACCTGTCCGAACTCAAAAAAAGGATCGCCCAGGTACTGGAAGCAAACGCTTCACTGAAAGAGGCCTGATAAATGGACAAAGCGGATCTTCATGTGCATACAAAGGCCTCCGATGGAGACCTGACTCCGGAAGAAATTGTAGAACTGGCCGGAAAAAGAGAACTCCTTGCAATAGCCGTTACAGACCACGATACTATGACTGGTGTGCCACAGGCCTTGCAGACAGGCAGGAAGCTTGGTGTAAATGTCATTCCCGGTATAGAGATAAGCGCGGTGTATGATCCGGGAACACTTCATATGCTGGGCTATTTCAAAGAGTTCCCGGCAGGTCTTGAAGATGATCTTGAGAAAATCCAGAAGGGCAGGCTCGATCGGTTTCCCAGGATAATCGAAAGGCTCAACAGTATCGGATTTGATATAACCATTGAGGATGTAAGCAGTATCGCAGGTAATGCACAGATAGGAAGGCCCCATATAGCCAAGGCTCTTATAAAAAAGTCATATGTGAAAGATTTTGACGAGGCCTTTGACAAGTATCTGGGAAAAGGAAAACCCGCCTATGTTGAAAAGGAAAAGCTCACATGGGAAGAGACAATAGGGCTTATAAGAAAGCATGAGGGAATATCCGTACTGGCCCATCCCTTTACGCTTGAACTTGAAAGCGGTGGATTGAAAAATCTTATTATCCGCATGAAGACGTCGGGTTTGAGCGGTATGGAGGTCTATTATCCTGAGCATACGTATGAACAGACAAAACTGTATAAAGCAATTGCCGAAGAAGCTGGGCTTATCCTGACAGGCGGTACTGATTTCCATACCCATGATAGAGGGGCATTGCTTGGCGATTGCGGAATAGGCGAAGAATGCCTGAAAATTATTCTTGATCATCTCGATTATCACTGATTTTAATACAACCAAGGAGACGGCTTATGTTTTCAAACGGGGTTCTCGAACAGATAGGAAACACACCGATTGTCAGGCTAACTGCATCTACAGGCGCCAATATATATGCGAAGGCCGAGTATCTGAATCCGGGCGGAAGCATTAAGGACAGGATTGCGCTTTTCATGATCGATGATGCGCTGAAAAGGGGCCTCCTTGATAAAGACACCATAATTGCCGAACCGACTTCAGGCAATACCGGTATAGGCATTTCACTGGTGGGAGGGTTGATGGGGTTCAAAGTTATTATAGTTATGCCTGAAAATATGAGCCAGGAGAGGAGAAAGATTATACGTGCACTGGGTGCTGAGCTTGTACTTACACCTGCTGAAGAAAGCATTGAAGGTTCAATAAAAAAGGTTAATGAAATAAAGGAAGCATACGGAAATGTCTTCATTCCGAATCAGTTTGAAAATCAGGCCAATCCGCTTGCTCATTACATTACGACAGGGCCCGAGATATGGATGCAGCTGGGTCGTAATGTGGACATGTTCGTATCAGGACTCGGAAGCGGCGGAACACTTCAGGGCGTAGGAAAGTTTCTTAAAGAAAGAAACCCTTCAACCAAGATTGTTGCAGTTGAACCGAAGAATGTATCCGCCCTTCTCGGGCATGAACCCGGGCTTCACAGGATTGAAGGCATAGGGGATGGTTTTATACCCCCTGTCCTTGATACATCAATCATAGACGAGATCGTAGAAGTCGATGACGATGATGCCGTTGAAACGTCACGATTACTTGCCAGGAAATCAGGACTCCTGGTGGGTACTTCTTCAGGTGCAAACGTCTGGGCCGCAACGCAGATGGCGAAGAAATACGGAAATCAGAAAGTGATAGCAACGATACTTGCAGACAGGGCGGAAAGATACTTCAGCACAAGTCTTATATAAAATTCAAGGAAAATTAATTCCATTTTTATTGCTATTCTTTGCCTCGAATATAAGGTGTTATAAATTTTAGAGGTTTTAATAGCAAGGAAATTAGCAATGTTACAATTTTCTTGGATTTTGGCATTAACATTGCTACAATTTAATTTGTAATAATGTCTTCAGGAGGAAATAATTATGAAAAGATTTTTTACATATACCATTATCTGTGCGCTCTTTGCCGTAATGCTGATGGGTGCGAGTTCCTGTAACTTCATGACATTGAAGGTTTTTACAAATAACAGCGCCTGTGAAACTGCGACTGCGACAATGATTTTATCTTATTATAAAGGCACCATGATTGGAATACCGCAAACATTTACATTTTACGATCCGGGGTTTGGGCCATACACCGCACCGGATCCCAATGCATCGTCATACAATTTTTTACCTTCACTGGACTATATTATCACAGTTCAGGATCCGGGCAATGGTTTAACGGCTCCGGCCGGAATCTCCATTCCGAAGATAAAGGCATCCGGTAATGTAGAGGTTTATGCACCCTTCAGATATAAGGATGCGGATTCTGCACTGGTGGTCTGGAGCCTTGACGGCAATGGGTTGAACTATGCGACAGACGGTGCAGGATCAACGGTGAATGCTTTAAATATACCCGCCGAAGGGATATCCTGGATAAGTTATACCAACCCTACTGTCGTATTTCCTGAAGGTTCAAGAGATCATAATGGTATTAAAATTAACAATAGCGCCACAACATCGCCTTCAGCGGTTATTGATTTCACCGGTGCGAAAGGCGTTACAATTGAGATGTGGATCAATGCAGATGCCGTATCAGGAAATGCATTTAACCTGTTCCAGATCGGTGACAGCATGTCAGGATATTTTGACAGCAATGGAATTTCATTTACTGCGGGTTCGACAACAATAGCAGCAGAATCCACATTAAGCTCCGGGGTATGGTATCATGTTGCATTTTTATACTCGAATGCGGCCATGAAGATTTATTTTAACGGCAGGGAAGTGGCATCGGCAATTGTAGTTCCAACAGGACTTACACCGACAGGCAGTACTCAGGTTTATGTCGGAGGAAACGCAACAGCTCCTTCGGTTAATCTGAGTCTGGATGAGGTCAAGATTTTCGCTTATGCAGCCAGACAGATTAATATCTCATATGACGCACTGATAGTACCTGAAGATACAGATAAAGACGGCATCTGGAATTCAATCGATAATTGCCCCAATATGGCAAACCCGGACCAGATGGATACAGACCATGATGGTTACGGTAATGCATGTGATAATGACGACGATGGTGATGGTGTTCCTGATTCTTCTGACAACTGTCCGCTGTACCCGAATATCAATCAGCTTGACAGCGATGGCGATGGTTTGGGGAATGCCTGCGACAATTGTCCATTTGTAGCAAATCCCTTGCAGGAAGATTATGACGGTGACGGTGTCGGAGATGTATGTGACAACTGTCCGACAATGTTTAATCCGGGACAGGAAGATACCGATCATGATGGTATCGGTGATATCTGCGATCAGAACTGAGATTATAATACAGTTTGAACTAAAAAAAGAGGGGCTTATAAGCCCCTCTTTTTT
Proteins encoded in this region:
- a CDS encoding peptide-binding protein, whose amino-acid sequence is MKAKILILFIISTLVFLACSKANNNSPGQNEASGGTPAYGDVFVDSSIGDASNLITMLATDGASHEVAANIYNGLVKYDKDFNIVPDLAESWEIKNDGKTIIFHLRKNVLWHDGKPFTAKDVMFSYKIIIDPKTPTAYAEKYKEVKSARIIDDYTFEVNYDKPFAPGLISWGLEMLPEHLLKGRDITTTPLSRAPVGTGPYKFKSWKTGDRIVLEAFDKYFEGRPYFSGIVYRVIPDQATQFMELKAQNIDMMGLTPLQYIRQTDTPDFKKNYTRYKYLADGYTYLAFNQRRPPFNDKKVRQAIAYAIDKDEIIKGVLMGLGMEATGPYKPGTVWYNPKVRKYPYNPEKAVELLREAGFADSNNDGIVEKKGKPFTITIITNQGNSLREKTAQIIQQRLGRIGIKVNIRIVEWTSFIKEFVDKYNFDAIILGFNILQDPDCYAVWHSSNAVPGNLNLASFKNAEVDRLIDEGRHTFDAKKRKACYDRIQEILAEEQPFVFLYVPYSLPIVSSRIKGIVPAPAGISYNFTKWYVPKDMQKYQVVP
- a CDS encoding ABC transporter permease, which produces MLRYLLKRLLILIPTFIGITIVCFAVIHLAPGEPTALQSELNPDISKQAIERMKSHYGLDKPVYVQYALWMKNLARLDFGKSISSDERPVWNKIKERLPITIYINILALVLEFLLAIPLGVLSAVKRGSLYDRSVTVVVFIGFSMPGFWLALICMDFFGVRLGWLPISGVISPDFSQLGAAGKIWDVTKHLMLPVFISAFGSLAGLSRYMRASMLEIVKQDYILTARAKGLSEFVVIYRHAMRNAMLPVITILGLSIPGLIGGSVIFESIFAIPGLGQLFYQAIMMRDYNMIMGSLTIGAVLTLLGNLVADIAYSVADPRIRVK
- the opp4C gene encoding oligopeptide ABC transporter permease gives rise to the protein MGFWKRFLADKLAIAGLAVVLAFFAVSVLASAIAPYDPGRIDVNNILSPPSAEHLLGTDDLGRDVLSRMLYGAGISLKVGFVAVGIAVLIGIILGAVSGYYGGWIDVVIMRLVDIMLCFPSFFLILSVIAFLEPSIFNIMAVIGLTSWMGITRLVRAEFLSLKERDFVLAEKAIGASAPRIIFMHILPNALAPVLVSATLGIASAVLTESALSFLGIGVQPPVPSWGNMLTQGKEVLGVAWWMSVFPGIAILLTVLGYNLLGEGIRDAIDPRLKG
- a CDS encoding glycosyltransferase, whose product is MKILENNPMNIQKAELIVGIPSLNEAGTIANVAVQAAIALGEYFPETSSVIINCDNNSTDGTMEAFMNAETGEIPKIYITTPEGIKGKGNNIRNLFKKALALEAKAIVIIDSDIRNISPLWIKKLFEPLLAGFEYVTTLYMRHKYDDLLCSLFTYPMTRCLYGRRVKQPMGGEFGLSAAMVKELLKSPLWNEDVSQFGIDLWMTAIAINEGMQICQVYLGAPKLHHARDYIMEITPLFRQSVSTVFSMMEPFSKGWSITKWSKPTAIFGFDEGEILMPPETMVSREKLYYKFKAGFSDNWDAYRAVLSGENFQKLREIASLEMDSFEMPSSLWARILFDFAIRFNQKTCDRPRAMELLFKMYQGMVLSYVNKTSSMNNMQSQEIVEEICLQLEQTKPYLVDRWKK
- a CDS encoding response regulator, with translation MAKVLIVDDEKHIRSLYSDELKEEGYEVATAPDGNDIYNLIENEKPDVILLDIKLADSNGLDVLQQIRNRYYNLPVILCSAYGSFKVDIKAIAADAYVVKSADLSELKKRIAQVLEANASLKEA
- a CDS encoding PHP domain-containing protein, with amino-acid sequence MDKADLHVHTKASDGDLTPEEIVELAGKRELLAIAVTDHDTMTGVPQALQTGRKLGVNVIPGIEISAVYDPGTLHMLGYFKEFPAGLEDDLEKIQKGRLDRFPRIIERLNSIGFDITIEDVSSIAGNAQIGRPHIAKALIKKSYVKDFDEAFDKYLGKGKPAYVEKEKLTWEETIGLIRKHEGISVLAHPFTLELESGGLKNLIIRMKTSGLSGMEVYYPEHTYEQTKLYKAIAEEAGLILTGGTDFHTHDRGALLGDCGIGEECLKIILDHLDYH
- the cysK gene encoding cysteine synthase A produces the protein MFSNGVLEQIGNTPIVRLTASTGANIYAKAEYLNPGGSIKDRIALFMIDDALKRGLLDKDTIIAEPTSGNTGIGISLVGGLMGFKVIIVMPENMSQERRKIIRALGAELVLTPAEESIEGSIKKVNEIKEAYGNVFIPNQFENQANPLAHYITTGPEIWMQLGRNVDMFVSGLGSGGTLQGVGKFLKERNPSTKIVAVEPKNVSALLGHEPGLHRIEGIGDGFIPPVLDTSIIDEIVEVDDDDAVETSRLLARKSGLLVGTSSGANVWAATQMAKKYGNQKVIATILADRAERYFSTSLI
- a CDS encoding thrombospondin type 3 repeat-containing protein; this encodes MKRFFTYTIICALFAVMLMGASSCNFMTLKVFTNNSACETATATMILSYYKGTMIGIPQTFTFYDPGFGPYTAPDPNASSYNFLPSLDYIITVQDPGNGLTAPAGISIPKIKASGNVEVYAPFRYKDADSALVVWSLDGNGLNYATDGAGSTVNALNIPAEGISWISYTNPTVVFPEGSRDHNGIKINNSATTSPSAVIDFTGAKGVTIEMWINADAVSGNAFNLFQIGDSMSGYFDSNGISFTAGSTTIAAESTLSSGVWYHVAFLYSNAAMKIYFNGREVASAIVVPTGLTPTGSTQVYVGGNATAPSVNLSLDEVKIFAYAARQINISYDALIVPEDTDKDGIWNSIDNCPNMANPDQMDTDHDGYGNACDNDDDGDGVPDSSDNCPLYPNINQLDSDGDGLGNACDNCPFVANPLQEDYDGDGVGDVCDNCPTMFNPGQEDTDHDGIGDICDQN